TTTCATGCTTCTCATACTTCTTTACAGGGCACCATTagctggtgtgtttttttttttttatccctgaGCTGATTCCTGAATGGCTTCTTGGCCCCACCTCAGGTGTGCTTCAGGTTACCTGGCAAAGGCGCCTGAAGGACGGTTCTGTGGAGAACTTGGCGTCCTACAGCAAGTGGCATGGGCAACAGGTCAATGAGCCTTACCAGGAGAAGGTGATGCTCACCGAGGCGTCCCTCAGCTCGGCGTCCATCACCCTAAAGAACCTCACGTGGGCTGACGAATGTTGCTATATCTGCCAGTTCAACGTGTATCCAGAAGGGTCCAAGAAAAAGCAGAGCTGCCTCGCCGTCCATGGTAAGACTCCGCCGTACTCTGCGAGGATGACTCAATAGTGATTGTCCTACTTGTACGTAGGAATATCTGAAATGCAAACAAAGGTGTACCCTTCCACCGGCGACCTGGCAGACACAACCAAGCAGGTTACGTTCAGTTGCTCCGCCACAGGGAAACCAGCGCCCTCCATTCGCTGGCTCTTCTCGCCCAACGTCACCAGTTCGCACGAACCGTTGGCCGCCATGGAAGCCAACGACGACCTTACCTTGACCAGCAGTAGTAATGTTACAGTGCTTGTGTCTAGAGGCTGGACGGGACATGCTGACTGCGTTGTGGATACCGGGGGTCGGGGACTGAGGATGGAGAGGATCGCTTTTTCCTGGAATCCCGATCTAGGAAAAAAGGAGGGGGAGACAGGTATGCATGTCAttatgaaactgaaactgaagtcAAATTGAAAGTGAAAGGCTACCTACCATCCATGACGACACAAGAGCAATTTGACAAATGTTGTTTCTCTTTCACATTTCTGGCATGAAAACACTTCAATAGGTTTCCATGCACTTTGAAAGGAATTTGGTTGAAACCAGCTTTTAAAATTGCTTTGCATACAATGTCAGGGTCAAATACAATGAGACATTATATagacacagaaacagagaataatgttgtgtttatctaAGTGGAGGTGACGGAAAAcggacaccagatggcagtagtgtacagagatgtaatatgtatattaaatatatatataatactaataataataataataaacaatactaatgtgtcaaaaacccaagagtatgtacggtgtaagactatgtgaagtatttaattggagtgtgtgttaccaacgtgttgacgagagcgaaggaacgtcCAGGGGAACAGGCAGGTGATCTGGGATACAAGCGGGGGTCCGTGGGGCTGAGAGGGGCGTCAAGAGGTCAGAGTCCAAAGTGGGGGTCGAGGATTGAGGGAGGCAATCAGAGTCCAAAGGGAGATGCGGGGAAAAGAGAGGCACACAGCTCTCTTTCCAGGCGATGGAGGGTACTGCGGGGgcgacacaagaaaaacacactgAGAACACGGAAAGGCAGAACACAGGGAGAGCAGGATCGCATGAAGCAGGATGATCGCTTATTGTACGTCaacagagaactaagttcccgccaggatccTTGGTCCACTGGTTCCTTTATAcagtcacaggtgtgtcaggcgtggacTGCCACAGGCTGCGGCTGAGATTGGGCatggtccgcttgatgagcgcggggggcgtgtctggagtgtcCTTTGAGATACGCAGGCTGCGCTTGTTCCACAACAAATAaaagacaaaccagtgattgctttttCTCGTACGAGTAGAGTGACCTGGAGAACGTGTCGTCAGTTACAGGCTCCAAACTCACTCAGACCTTTCTCCCACTCCCCTCGCCTTTTAATTCATTCGGGAGGCCCTgcattacatacacacacacagctgtactAAGGAAGGAGGGGTTTTACAGCTGTGTTGGGAACATAACACCTGTGTTGAGAAcataacacatgcaaatataaaaagataCAGTAACTTCCTGTGTTGCTCTGTCTCATCTGCAAACTCCTCTTTGTGGTTGGCAGGTCAACCTAAGTTCAATTAACGCCAAGTTTCGTTTCTCTTCGGTTTGTCTAACACATAagcaaacaatcatatttgaataaaaatgagataacttatttacaattaatccaacataCACCTTAATCAGACCGTGTTCGACTTTTCACTGTACAATTTGGTCAGTGCTATTCAACTGGTAGCCAAGAGGCCCAAATTCGAATGACCACACATCGGACCCAGCGTTCAGTTCACAACTTTGGAGACAAACATTCTCGctcaaattcctaaaaacacaataGCGCTCCTGTGGTAAAGAGGAACTTATACCACCGGCCGATCCTTGCATTGATATTTTAGCCTTACTTGCAAACAACACTGGGGTGCAAACTTTTGATTCACCTAACTGAGGCGTTCGGCAAGGCACTCGGCAGTGACACGTTGATTTATGGAACCAAAGTGTTTACAGTCCTTAGTTCAACTtctttcgtcacttattgtttgtcttaggtacactaatgtgtatattttaggccattggttctttgttgtttttttttttttttgcaaaaatatatacagtggggcaaaaaagaatttagtcagccaccgattgtgcaagttctcccgcttaaaatgatgacagaggtctgtaattttcatcataggtacacttcaactgtgagagacagaatgtggaaaacaaatccatgaattcacattgtaagaaattttaagaatttatttgtaaattattgtggaaaagaaatatttggtcaaccattcaaagctctcactgatggaaggaggttttggctcaaaatctcacgatacatggccccattcattctttccttaacacggatcaatcgtcctgtccccttagcagaaaaacagccccaaagcatgatgtttccacccccatgcttcacagtaggtgtggtgttcttgggatgcaactcagtattcatcttcttccaaacacgacgagttgagtttgtaccaaaatggatacatggatgatacagcagaggattgggagaatatcatgtggtcagatgaaaccaaaatagaactttttggtacaaactcaactcgtcgtgtttggaggaagacttcaacacaatatgttaaatatggaaaaataacagAATAATATGACATATGCAGACATTTGTTATTCAGCATGTGTTGTACTTTGTAAAGtatagcaatggatttggatatttttccctttatatatcTAAATCTGcggtttccaacataatttatgatcaattattattcccaagaacttagtttcatatactctatcaatttccacttttAATtgtgcttcacaatttgtccttgcaccacttaaCACCATAAATGTGTCAGGGCGTGGACTGtggggtgtttgttttcccgagatgcaagtaaagttggatcggacatggcttggaggtaaatacatgattttattttacCTCTAACAAAAGGTACagaactaaaggcgcgcacaaaggcggagaacaaacctgACCAATgtaacaaaaactagcacttgggcaaaaaactatgaacataaaacaaataaacacttactgAATACACAAAACTCACGTGGCAAGAAACAAGCAGCAAGAAAAACTATGGCAGCATGACAATGGCATCAGTAGTAAGGATTTCAATAGCATGGATGTCCAGgaggtaatgtcgccaggccgactgcctggcaactgcaagcttaaataataccgagctgattagagacaggtgcgcgagtgcaaaacgtgagacaggtgaaactaatgagtagtcttggaaacaaaaaaagcaagattgcacaaccaggaactaaagtccaaaaaacaaacagcacatggcctaACGAAAACATGATCAATAGACATGAGAAAtgtagttttcttatcatttaatcaTAAGtaattaatatcaaaccattttttttaactgaatcaACTGACCCTCTATCATCCTCAACATTTCCTTCAAGTATATGTGCATGTAAATGTATTGCATGGGTTTTTAATCGTCAAACAGTTCTCAAAGTATGCTGTATTTTTGCAGGTGGATCACCGTCACGAGGAATGGTCCTTGGTATTGTTTTGGGTGTTCTTGCAGTGATTATGATCATTATCATCATTGCTAAGTGgaaacaaaaaaggtgagattaAATTGTATCCCTGTATTACAATCCCCTTTAGAATTGGCATGTGACGTCTTAGCTGAAATGCATGTCGTCAATATCCTCGTGCCTAGAGAATTTACTTCGTGAAATCTGCGCTTTCTGTCTGTTTGCGCTCGTGCGGCTTCTATGACAGCCGTCAGGGGCAATATTCAGAAAGACCTCTCACACATacgactgaaacgctctcacataAACAGAAACATGATTCTTACACACACGACTAGGATGCTCTCAGTTTCAGCAGTGTGTATAAGAGCGTTTCAGTTTTGTCagagaacatttcagtagtgtgtgtaagagaaaAAGTGAGGGCATCACAGTACCGTACGTAAgaagtaattctgaataatgtccctgcAAGTGCGCGAACCGACTGAGTCCGCACATGGGCGGGTTTTGGCACTGTTGACACCATAGGAATGTTTTATTTCCTTGTAAAATAACATGGCTATAAATAGTATAAACCATAGTATACTCTATTCACCTGGCAGCCTGTTGGCCAAATCCGGTCCTACAGGTTTAGCTTAAAAGTTGGGAGACGATAATTTTTGtgaaaaattcctaaaaacaccaaagtgctcctgttgtatagagcagggatccccaaactttttgactagagggcccgcattgggttaaaaaaaaattctggggccgggctgtatataaagccaataatgcaattttttgtggtcccctttatttagaaaagtaccgaaaagtatcgaaaaatattggtatcgggacaacaattttatatactgtgtatatatatatatataaaaaaaaatatgtatatatatatatatatatatatatatatatatatatatatatatatatatatatgtactcagcagggcaaaaaagtatttagtcagccaccgattgtgcaagttctcccacttaaaatgatgacagaggtctgtaattttcatcataggtacacttcaactgtgagagacagaatgtgacaaaaaaatccaggaattcacattgtagaaattttaaagaatttatttgtaaattatggtggaaaataagtagttggtcatccattcaaagctctcactgatggaaggaggttttggctaaaaatctcacgatacatggccccattcattctttccttaacacggattaatcgtcctgtccccttagcagaaaaacagcctcaaagcttgatgtttccacccccatgcttcacagtaggtatggtgttcttgggacgcaactcagtattcttcttcctccaaacacgacgcgttgagtttataccaaaatggatacatggatgatacagcagaagattgggagaatgtcatgtggtcagatggtaccaaaattatttcgatacttttctaaataaagcggaccagaaaaattgcattattggctttattttacaaaaaatcttagggtacattaaacatatgtttatttttgcaagtttgtccttaaatataaGAGTGAACgtacaagaaaacttgtcttttagtaggaagtaaacaactaatttagtctgctgacgtatgcagtaacatattgtgtcatttatcattctattatttttcaaaattattaaggacaagtggtagaaaataaattattaatctacttgttcatttactgttaatatcggcttcctttctctcttaacatgttctatctacacttctgttaaaatgtaataatcatttattctcctgttgtttggatgctttccattagtttgggatgataccacacattttggtatcaatccgatacaggatcatacattggtcacattcaaagtcctcatgtgtctagggacatatttcttgagtttacaaacataaaaaaacaaaaaacgaaagatgtgatgcaaaaaaatatcatataatatatatataatatataatatcattacagcggatgctaggtgtttgtttacattttgacgccggtgagctacggtgtgtagtgaagcatgtttagctattcttcgtcctgcagggatgatacttgtaagaaacgtactttatttgtcgccatggaggcgaggattagtgatttagaagtagctaggctggactttagccgctagcagTTACACATGTTTTTCGTTATGGGATTTGtataactaaggtgttgctgtggCGCGTTTACTTCAGATTCAGTCAATAGTCATTTGttaaacttctttagttatactagtgctgttcctcaaggttccatttcggcagtgatgggcaagctacttgggaAAAGTGGTAAGCTAAGCTGCAAGTTACTTCtgattaaatgtaactaagcttcAGGGTAAGTTATACCTCCAGAGAATTGTAGTAAactacacggcaaaagtagctttTACATTCATATATGACCCCCAGTATGACATGCATTAAGCTACAGACCTCCTTTTTACAGCTTTTATgtctacaaacctcgtttccatatgagttgggaaattgtgttagatgtaaatataaacggaatacaatgatttgctaatccttatcaacccatattcaattgaatgcactacaaagacaatatatttgatgttcaaactcatacgcttaatatatttttttgcaaataataattagaatttaatggcttcaacaagtgccaaagtagttgggaaagggcatgttcaccactgtgttacatcacattttctttcaacaacactcaataaacgtttgagaactgaggaaactaaatgttgaagatttgaaagtggaattctttcccattcttgttttatgtagagcttcagtcattcaacagaccggggtctccgctgtcgtattttacacttcataatgcgccacacattttccatgagagacaggtctggactggaggcgggccaggaaagtacccgcattctttttttacgaagccacgctgttgtaacatgtgctgaatgtggcttggcattgtcttgctgaaataagcaggggcgtccatgaaaaagacggcgcttagatggcagcatatgttgttccaaaacctgtatg
Above is a genomic segment from Nerophis ophidion isolate RoL-2023_Sa linkage group LG27, RoL_Noph_v1.0, whole genome shotgun sequence containing:
- the LOC133544395 gene encoding OX-2 membrane glycoprotein-like isoform X3 — encoded protein: MRAAEPERMQDVCMCTRTMDPFIIGVLQVTWQRRLKDGSVENLASYSKWHGQQVNEPYQEKVMLTEASLSSASITLKNLTWADECCYICQFNVYPEGSKKKQSCLAVHGISEMQTKVYPSTGDLADTTKQVTFSCSATGKPAPSIRWLFSPNVTSSHEPLAAMEANDDLTLTSSSNVTVLVSRGWTGHADCVVDTGGRGLRMERIAFSWNPDLGKKEGETGGSPSRGMVLGIVLGVLAVIMIIIIIAKWKQKRLKDYKTPEAVEAV
- the LOC133544395 gene encoding OX-2 membrane glycoprotein-like isoform X2; the encoded protein is MWQTMLLLCMLLLKLKAANPQITSFGADTADYGSDAHYKCELQNQKGVLQVTWQRRLKDGSVENLASYSKWHGQQVNEPYQEKVMLTEASLSSASITLKNLTWADECCYICQFNVYPEGSKKKQSCLAVHGISEMQTKVYPSTGDLADTTKQVTFSCSATGKPAPSIRWLFSPNVTSSHEPLAAMEANDDLTLTSSSNVTVLVSRGWTGHADCVVDTGGRGLRMERIAFSWNPDLGKKEGETGGSPSRGMVLGIVLGVLAVIMIIIIIAKWKQKRLKDYKTPEAVEAV
- the LOC133544395 gene encoding OX-2 membrane glycoprotein-like isoform X1; protein product: MWQTMLLLCMLLLKLKAAANPQITSFGADTADYGSDAHYKCELQNQKGVLQVTWQRRLKDGSVENLASYSKWHGQQVNEPYQEKVMLTEASLSSASITLKNLTWADECCYICQFNVYPEGSKKKQSCLAVHGISEMQTKVYPSTGDLADTTKQVTFSCSATGKPAPSIRWLFSPNVTSSHEPLAAMEANDDLTLTSSSNVTVLVSRGWTGHADCVVDTGGRGLRMERIAFSWNPDLGKKEGETGGSPSRGMVLGIVLGVLAVIMIIIIIAKWKQKRLKDYKTPEAVEAV